One segment of Gadus chalcogrammus isolate NIFS_2021 chromosome 8, NIFS_Gcha_1.0, whole genome shotgun sequence DNA contains the following:
- the npc1 gene encoding NPC intracellular cholesterol transporter 1 isoform X2, which translates to MGILTERSRGFLLLTLVFLTETHYQWVEAQHCVWYGECGDSPTVTGKKYNCNYTGPPKPLPSEGAELLDELCPGLNYGDRYLCCDVNQLRTLKGSLQLPLQFLSRCPACFLNLMNLFCELTCSPRQSLFMNATKLQPYQDVAVEGVRLLGNATNATNVVTVEYYIENEFVNAMYNACKDVQAPSTNVQALSLLCGKVASLCNATNWIQYMFNINNGQSPFDIRPVFCDGPTAGFTPMDNQTWACSDSLEDGSGPCSCQDCTPVCGPAPVPPAPPAPWTILGLDAMVVIMWVSYMAFLLVFVGGVLSAWCYRRRRIMSEYGPILDSNNPMSLNGESSDGADATCCERLGERFEGTLRRLFTAWGSFCVRQPALVVLTTVALVAAASAGLVYMRVTTDPVDLWAADSSRARQEKDYFDRHFGPFFRTEQMIITTTPGVNSTIYEPYFGGPNVTFGPILGKDILHQVLDLQLQVEALVATYEGQNVTLEDICLSPLAPYNNNCTVLSVLNYFQNSHDQLDHQVGDFFYVWDDYHSHFLYCVSAPASLNDTTHLHDPCMGTFGGPVFPWLALGGYNGTDYSNATALVITFPVINYLNDKTRVGKAKAWEEEFIRFMKSYNNSNLTVSFSSERSIEDEINRESENDVSTIVVSYVIMFVYISLALGHIQSFRRLLVDSKVSLGIAGILIVLSSVACSLGIFSYAGVPLTLIVIEVIPFLVLAVGVDNIFIIVQTLQRDERMPQEELHQQIGRILGDVAPSMLLSSVSETVAFFLGALSNMPAVRTFSLFAGLAVLIDFLLQISCFVSLLGLDAKRQENNRLDILCCVKLADGQEAKTDGLLFRFFKKLYAPFILQEWVRPIVVAVFVGMLSFSVAVVDKVDVGLDQKLSMPDDSYVLQYFKNLSTYLHTGPPVYFVVEDGLNYSSPEGQNAVCGGVGCRNDSLVQQVYSASLISQYTTIAYTPSSWLDDYFDWIKPRSSCCRYYNTTGAFCNASVVDPSCLHCRAMTPAGKQRPTGEDFMHYLPMFLSDNPNTKCGKGGHAAYSSAVVLGDTGVGSTYFMTYHTILKDSPDYIDALKMARVLADNITLALGHKVFPYSIFYVFYEQYLTIAYDTALNLGVSLGAIFVVSTVLLGFEVWAAALVSLTIAMILVNMFGVMWLWGISLNAVSLVNLVMSCGISVEFCSHIVRAFSVSMKGSRVERAEEALAHMGSSVFSGITLTKFGGILILALSKSQIFQIFYFRMYLAMVLLGATHGLIFLPVLLSYIGPSVNKAKVFAAKQRYANTEREPLLNY; encoded by the exons ATGGGGATCCTAACAGAGAGGAGCCGTGGATTTCTTCTTTTAACACTCGTATTTTTAACCGAGACACATTATCAATGG GTGGAGGCCCAGCACTGCGTGTGGTACGGCGAGTGTGGGGACTCCCCCACCGTCACAGGGAAGAAGTACAACTGCAACTACACCGGACCCCCCAAGCCGCTGCCCTCTGAGGGGGCCGAGCTCCTCGAT GAGCTGTGTCCGGGCCTCAACTATGGAGACCGGTACCTGTGCTGTGACGTCAACCAGCTGCGCACCCTCAAAGGCAGCCTGCAGCTGCCCCTGCAGTTCCTGTCTCG gtgcccCGCCTGTTTCTTGAACCTCATGAACCTGTTCTGCGAGCTGACCTGCAGTCCTCGGCAGAGCCTGTTCATGAACGCCACGAAGCTGCAGCCATATCAGGATGTGGCCGTGGAAGGCGTGCGCCTCCTGGGCAATGCGACCAACGCGACCAACGTGGTGACGGTGGAGTACTACATCGAGAACGAGTTCGTCAACG CCATGTACAACGCCTGCAAGGACGTCCAGGCCCCGTCCACCAACGTGCAGGCGCTGTCGCTGCTGTGCGGCAAGGTCGCCAGCTTGTGCAACGCCACCAACTGGATACAGTACATGTTCAACATCAACAACGGCCAGAGCCCGTTCGAcatcc GGCCGGTGTTCTGTG ACGGGCCGACGGCGGGCTTCACCCCCATGGACAACCAGACGTGGGCCTGCTCCGACTCCCTGGAGGACGGCTCGGGGCCCTGCTCCTGCCAGGACTGCACCCCGGTCTGCGGCCCCGCGCCGGTGCCCCCCGCGCCGCCCGCCCCCTGGACCATCCTGGGCCTTGACGCCATGGTGGTCATCATGTGGGTCTCCTACATGGCCTTCCTGCTGGTGTTTGTGGGGGGCGTGCTGAGCGCCTGGTGCTACAG gagaaggaggatcaTGTCGGAGTACGGGCCCATATTGGACAGCAACAACCCGATGTCTCTCAACGGAGAGAGCTCTGACGGAG cCGACGCCACGTGCTGCGAGCGGCTGGGCGAGCGCTTCGAGGGCACCCTGCGCCGCCTCTTCACGGCCTGGGGCTCCTTCTGCGTGCGGCAGCCCGCCCTGGTGGTGCTCACCACGGTGGCGCTGGTGGCGGCGGCGTCGGCGGGCCTGGTGTACATGCGCGTCACCACGGACCCCGTGGACCTGTGGGCAGCGGACAGCAGCCGCGCGCGTCAGGAGAAGGACTACTTCGACCGGCACTTCGGGCCCTTCTTCCGCACGGAGCAGATGATCATCACCACCACGCCGGGCGTCAACTCCACCATCTACGAGCCCTACTTTGGGGGCCCCAACGTTACCTTCGGCCCCATCCTGGGCAAGGACATCCTGcatcag GTGCTGGACCTGCAGCTGCAGGTGGAGGCGCTGGTGGCCACGTACGAGGGCCAGAATGTGACGCTGGAGGACATCTGCCTGAGCCCGCTGGCGCCGTACAACAACAACTGCACCGTGCTCAGCGTCCTCAACTACTTCCAGAACAGCCACGACCAGCTGGACCACCAAGTGGGAGACTTCTTCTACGTCTGGGACGACTACCACAGCCACTTCCTGTACTGCGTCAG CGCCCCGGCCTCACTCAACgacaccacccacctccacgACCCCTGCATGGGCACCTTCGGCGGCCCCGTCTTCCCCTGGCTGGCCCTTGGAGGATACAACG GGACCGACTACAGCAACGCCACTGCTCTGGTCATCACATTCCCTGTCATCAACTACTTGAACGACAAGACCAGAGTGGGCAAAGCCAAAGCCTGGGAAGAAGA ATTCATCCGCTTCATGAAGAGCTACAACAACTCCAACCTGACCGTGTCCTTCAGCTCGGAGCGCAGCATCGAGGATGAGATCAACCGCGAGAGCGAGAACGACGTGTCCACGATCGTGGTCAGCTACGTCATCATGTTCGTCTACATCTCCCTGGCCCTGGGACACATCCAGAGCTTCAGACGCCTCCTG GTGGACTCCAAGGTGTCTCTGGGCATCGCGGGCATCCTGATCGTGCTGAGCTCGGTGGCCTGCTCCCTGGGCATCTTCAGCTACGCCGGCGTGCCGCTCACGCTCATCGTCATCGAGGTCATCCCCTTCCTGGTGCTGGCCGTGGGCGTGGACAACATTTTCATAATCGTGCAGACGCTGCAG agggACGAGCGCATGCCCCAGGAGGAGCTCCACCAGCAGATTGGCCGTATCCTTGGCGACGTGGCTCCCAGCATGCTCCTCTCGTCCGTCTCCGAGACTGTGGCCTTCTTCCTGG gCGCTCTGTCCAACATGCCTGCCGTCAGGACCTTCTCGCTGTTTGCCGGCCTGGCCGTCCTCATCGACTTCCTGCTGCAGATCAGCTGCTTCGTCAGCCTGCTGGGCCTGGACGCCAAGAGGCAGGAG AACAACCGGCTGGACATCCTCTGCTGCGTGAAGCTGGCCGACGGCCAGGAGGCGAAGACGGACGGCCTCCTCTTCCGCTTCTTCAAGAAGCTCTACGCTCCCTTCATCCTCCAGGAGTGGGTGCGCCCCATCGTG GTGGCTGTGTTTGTGGGCATGCTCTCCTTCAGCGTTGCCGTGGTGGACAAGGTGGACGTGGGACTGGACCAGAAACTCTCCATGCCTGAT GACTCCTACGTGCTGCAGTACTTCAAGAACCTGAGCACGTACCTGCACACGGGCCCCCCGGTGTACTTTGTGGTGGAGGACGGCCTGAACTACAGCAGCCCCGAGGGGCAGAACGCCGTGTGCGGAGGGGTGGGCTGCAGGAACGACTCCCTGGTCCAGCAGGTCTACTCGGCGTCGCTCATCAGCCAGTA CACCACCATCGCCTACACGCCGTCGTCGTGGCTGGATGACTACTTTGACTGGATCAAGCCCCGCTCCAGCTGCTGCCGCTACTACAACACCACGGGGGCCTTCTGCAACGCCTCAG TGGTGGATCCTTCCTGTTTGCACTGCCGGGCCATGACCCCCGCTGGGAAGCAGAGACCCACTGGGGAGGACTTCATGCACTACTTGCCCATGTTCCTGTCCGACAACCCCAACACCAAGTGTGGGAAAGG cggtcaCGCCGCTTACAGCAGCGCGGTGGTCCTGGGTGACACGGGTGTGGGCTCCACCTACTTCATGACCTACCACACCATCCTGAAGGACTCGCCCGACTACATCGACGCCCTGAAGATGGCCCGCGTGCTGGCGGACAACATCACGCTGGCCCTAGGCCATAAGGTCTTCCCCTACAG CATCTTCTACGTGTTCTACGAGCAGTACCTCACCATCGCCTACGACACGGCGCTCAACCTGGGCGTGTCTCTGGGGGCCATCTTCGTGGTGTCCACGGTGCTGCTGGGCTTCGAGGTGTGGGCCGCGGCCCTCGTCAGCCTCACCATCGCCATGATCCTGGTCAACATGTTCGGCGTCATGTGGCTGTGGGGCATCAGCCTCAACGCAGTGTCCCTGGTCAACCTGGTCATG AGCTGCGGCATCTCGGTGGAGTTCTGCAGCCACATCGTGCGCGCCTTCTCCGTCAGCATGAAGGGCAGCCGGGTGGAGAGGGCCGAGGAGGCCCTCGCTCACATGGGCAGCTCG GTGTTCAGCGGGATCACGCTGACTAAGTTCGGAGGCATCCTCATCCTGGCGCTGTCCAAGTCTCAGATCTTCCAGATCTTCTACTTCCGCATGTACCTGGCCATGGTGCTGCTGGGGGCCACGCACGGACTCATCTTCCTGCCCGTGCTGCTCAGCTACATAG GTCCGTCCGTGAACAAGGCCAAAGTGTTTGCGGCCAAACAGCGCTACGCCAACACCGAGAGGGAGCCCCTCCTCAACTACTAG
- the npc1 gene encoding NPC intracellular cholesterol transporter 1 isoform X1: MRSLRPPDGPTAGFTPMDNQTWACSDSLEDGSGPCSCQDCTPVCGPAPVPPAPPAPWTILGLDAMVVIMWVSYMAFLLVFVGGVLSAWCYRRRRIMSEYGPILDSNNPMSLNGESSDGADATCCERLGERFEGTLRRLFTAWGSFCVRQPALVVLTTVALVAAASAGLVYMRVTTDPVDLWAADSSRARQEKDYFDRHFGPFFRTEQMIITTTPGVNSTIYEPYFGGPNVTFGPILGKDILHQVLDLQLQVEALVATYEGQNVTLEDICLSPLAPYNNNCTVLSVLNYFQNSHDQLDHQVGDFFYVWDDYHSHFLYCVSAPASLNDTTHLHDPCMGTFGGPVFPWLALGGYNGTDYSNATALVITFPVINYLNDKTRVGKAKAWEEEFIRFMKSYNNSNLTVSFSSERSIEDEINRESENDVSTIVVSYVIMFVYISLALGHIQSFRRLLVDSKVSLGIAGILIVLSSVACSLGIFSYAGVPLTLIVIEVIPFLVLAVGVDNIFIIVQTLQRDERMPQEELHQQIGRILGDVAPSMLLSSVSETVAFFLGALSNMPAVRTFSLFAGLAVLIDFLLQISCFVSLLGLDAKRQENNRLDILCCVKLADGQEAKTDGLLFRFFKKLYAPFILQEWVRPIVVAVFVGMLSFSVAVVDKVDVGLDQKLSMPDDSYVLQYFKNLSTYLHTGPPVYFVVEDGLNYSSPEGQNAVCGGVGCRNDSLVQQVYSASLISQYTTIAYTPSSWLDDYFDWIKPRSSCCRYYNTTGAFCNASVVDPSCLHCRAMTPAGKQRPTGEDFMHYLPMFLSDNPNTKCGKGGHAAYSSAVVLGDTGVGSTYFMTYHTILKDSPDYIDALKMARVLADNITLALGHKVFPYSIFYVFYEQYLTIAYDTALNLGVSLGAIFVVSTVLLGFEVWAAALVSLTIAMILVNMFGVMWLWGISLNAVSLVNLVMSCGISVEFCSHIVRAFSVSMKGSRVERAEEALAHMGSSVFSGITLTKFGGILILALSKSQIFQIFYFRMYLAMVLLGATHGLIFLPVLLSYIGPSVNKAKVFAAKQRYANTEREPLLNY, from the exons ATGCGGTCTCTTCGTCCCCCAGACGGGCCGACGGCGGGCTTCACCCCCATGGACAACCAGACGTGGGCCTGCTCCGACTCCCTGGAGGACGGCTCGGGGCCCTGCTCCTGCCAGGACTGCACCCCGGTCTGCGGCCCCGCGCCGGTGCCCCCCGCGCCGCCCGCCCCCTGGACCATCCTGGGCCTTGACGCCATGGTGGTCATCATGTGGGTCTCCTACATGGCCTTCCTGCTGGTGTTTGTGGGGGGCGTGCTGAGCGCCTGGTGCTACAG gagaaggaggatcaTGTCGGAGTACGGGCCCATATTGGACAGCAACAACCCGATGTCTCTCAACGGAGAGAGCTCTGACGGAG cCGACGCCACGTGCTGCGAGCGGCTGGGCGAGCGCTTCGAGGGCACCCTGCGCCGCCTCTTCACGGCCTGGGGCTCCTTCTGCGTGCGGCAGCCCGCCCTGGTGGTGCTCACCACGGTGGCGCTGGTGGCGGCGGCGTCGGCGGGCCTGGTGTACATGCGCGTCACCACGGACCCCGTGGACCTGTGGGCAGCGGACAGCAGCCGCGCGCGTCAGGAGAAGGACTACTTCGACCGGCACTTCGGGCCCTTCTTCCGCACGGAGCAGATGATCATCACCACCACGCCGGGCGTCAACTCCACCATCTACGAGCCCTACTTTGGGGGCCCCAACGTTACCTTCGGCCCCATCCTGGGCAAGGACATCCTGcatcag GTGCTGGACCTGCAGCTGCAGGTGGAGGCGCTGGTGGCCACGTACGAGGGCCAGAATGTGACGCTGGAGGACATCTGCCTGAGCCCGCTGGCGCCGTACAACAACAACTGCACCGTGCTCAGCGTCCTCAACTACTTCCAGAACAGCCACGACCAGCTGGACCACCAAGTGGGAGACTTCTTCTACGTCTGGGACGACTACCACAGCCACTTCCTGTACTGCGTCAG CGCCCCGGCCTCACTCAACgacaccacccacctccacgACCCCTGCATGGGCACCTTCGGCGGCCCCGTCTTCCCCTGGCTGGCCCTTGGAGGATACAACG GGACCGACTACAGCAACGCCACTGCTCTGGTCATCACATTCCCTGTCATCAACTACTTGAACGACAAGACCAGAGTGGGCAAAGCCAAAGCCTGGGAAGAAGA ATTCATCCGCTTCATGAAGAGCTACAACAACTCCAACCTGACCGTGTCCTTCAGCTCGGAGCGCAGCATCGAGGATGAGATCAACCGCGAGAGCGAGAACGACGTGTCCACGATCGTGGTCAGCTACGTCATCATGTTCGTCTACATCTCCCTGGCCCTGGGACACATCCAGAGCTTCAGACGCCTCCTG GTGGACTCCAAGGTGTCTCTGGGCATCGCGGGCATCCTGATCGTGCTGAGCTCGGTGGCCTGCTCCCTGGGCATCTTCAGCTACGCCGGCGTGCCGCTCACGCTCATCGTCATCGAGGTCATCCCCTTCCTGGTGCTGGCCGTGGGCGTGGACAACATTTTCATAATCGTGCAGACGCTGCAG agggACGAGCGCATGCCCCAGGAGGAGCTCCACCAGCAGATTGGCCGTATCCTTGGCGACGTGGCTCCCAGCATGCTCCTCTCGTCCGTCTCCGAGACTGTGGCCTTCTTCCTGG gCGCTCTGTCCAACATGCCTGCCGTCAGGACCTTCTCGCTGTTTGCCGGCCTGGCCGTCCTCATCGACTTCCTGCTGCAGATCAGCTGCTTCGTCAGCCTGCTGGGCCTGGACGCCAAGAGGCAGGAG AACAACCGGCTGGACATCCTCTGCTGCGTGAAGCTGGCCGACGGCCAGGAGGCGAAGACGGACGGCCTCCTCTTCCGCTTCTTCAAGAAGCTCTACGCTCCCTTCATCCTCCAGGAGTGGGTGCGCCCCATCGTG GTGGCTGTGTTTGTGGGCATGCTCTCCTTCAGCGTTGCCGTGGTGGACAAGGTGGACGTGGGACTGGACCAGAAACTCTCCATGCCTGAT GACTCCTACGTGCTGCAGTACTTCAAGAACCTGAGCACGTACCTGCACACGGGCCCCCCGGTGTACTTTGTGGTGGAGGACGGCCTGAACTACAGCAGCCCCGAGGGGCAGAACGCCGTGTGCGGAGGGGTGGGCTGCAGGAACGACTCCCTGGTCCAGCAGGTCTACTCGGCGTCGCTCATCAGCCAGTA CACCACCATCGCCTACACGCCGTCGTCGTGGCTGGATGACTACTTTGACTGGATCAAGCCCCGCTCCAGCTGCTGCCGCTACTACAACACCACGGGGGCCTTCTGCAACGCCTCAG TGGTGGATCCTTCCTGTTTGCACTGCCGGGCCATGACCCCCGCTGGGAAGCAGAGACCCACTGGGGAGGACTTCATGCACTACTTGCCCATGTTCCTGTCCGACAACCCCAACACCAAGTGTGGGAAAGG cggtcaCGCCGCTTACAGCAGCGCGGTGGTCCTGGGTGACACGGGTGTGGGCTCCACCTACTTCATGACCTACCACACCATCCTGAAGGACTCGCCCGACTACATCGACGCCCTGAAGATGGCCCGCGTGCTGGCGGACAACATCACGCTGGCCCTAGGCCATAAGGTCTTCCCCTACAG CATCTTCTACGTGTTCTACGAGCAGTACCTCACCATCGCCTACGACACGGCGCTCAACCTGGGCGTGTCTCTGGGGGCCATCTTCGTGGTGTCCACGGTGCTGCTGGGCTTCGAGGTGTGGGCCGCGGCCCTCGTCAGCCTCACCATCGCCATGATCCTGGTCAACATGTTCGGCGTCATGTGGCTGTGGGGCATCAGCCTCAACGCAGTGTCCCTGGTCAACCTGGTCATG AGCTGCGGCATCTCGGTGGAGTTCTGCAGCCACATCGTGCGCGCCTTCTCCGTCAGCATGAAGGGCAGCCGGGTGGAGAGGGCCGAGGAGGCCCTCGCTCACATGGGCAGCTCG GTGTTCAGCGGGATCACGCTGACTAAGTTCGGAGGCATCCTCATCCTGGCGCTGTCCAAGTCTCAGATCTTCCAGATCTTCTACTTCCGCATGTACCTGGCCATGGTGCTGCTGGGGGCCACGCACGGACTCATCTTCCTGCCCGTGCTGCTCAGCTACATAG GTCCGTCCGTGAACAAGGCCAAAGTGTTTGCGGCCAAACAGCGCTACGCCAACACCGAGAGGGAGCCCCTCCTCAACTACTAG